In one Methylocaldum szegediense genomic region, the following are encoded:
- a CDS encoding ExbD/TolR family protein, translating to MAFGSFNQGQGGVRPSAEINMIPLIDIMLVLLVIFMITTPLLTHQVKIDLPKAASQPSADRAEHIDLSIDAAGQIFWNNEAIDRAGMRDRFAAAAQQQPQPEVHLRADKTTAYQIIAEVLAASANAGVTRIGFISDPNETEH from the coding sequence ATGGCGTTCGGAAGCTTCAACCAGGGGCAGGGCGGTGTGCGCCCCTCGGCCGAGATTAACATGATTCCGCTCATCGACATCATGCTGGTCTTGCTGGTCATTTTTATGATCACGACGCCTTTGCTGACCCACCAGGTCAAGATCGACCTACCGAAAGCGGCCAGCCAGCCGAGTGCGGACCGGGCCGAACACATCGATTTGTCGATCGATGCGGCCGGACAAATTTTCTGGAACAACGAAGCGATCGACCGGGCAGGGATGCGGGATCGCTTTGCCGCGGCAGCGCAGCAGCAGCCTCAACCCGAGGTGCATCTCAGGGCTGATAAAACGACCGCATATCAGATCATCGCCGAAGTTTTGGCCGCCTCGGCCAACGCCGGTGTGACACGTATCGGCTTCATCTCCGATCCGAACGAAACCGAGCATTAA
- a CDS encoding MotA/TolQ/ExbB proton channel family protein: METTETLGLTHFLAQSDTVGKAIFAILVAMSVASWYFIVAKSLQGLIARRRTARFLESFWNASSLHAVESQLEKRRPDEPFSRLAHHALASSRQYARHGAGRLNEAGTAAEFLTRSMRRVIDEETAALEWGLTVLASVGSTAPFVGLFGTVWGVYHALVKIGMSGQGSLDQIAGPVGEALIMTGAGLAVAIPAVLAYNAFARSNRVLLAKLDAFAHDLFAFLTTGAQCVGTEPHALSDEVGQAIVGGA; the protein is encoded by the coding sequence ATGGAGACGACAGAAACCTTGGGTTTGACCCATTTCCTCGCGCAGAGCGACACGGTCGGCAAGGCGATCTTCGCGATTCTTGTCGCCATGTCGGTCGCGAGCTGGTATTTCATCGTGGCGAAGAGTCTGCAGGGGTTGATCGCGCGCCGGCGGACGGCGCGTTTTCTGGAGTCGTTCTGGAACGCCTCGTCCCTCCATGCCGTGGAATCGCAGCTGGAAAAGCGTCGTCCCGACGAACCGTTTTCGCGTCTCGCTCATCACGCGCTAGCGTCGTCCCGTCAATATGCTCGGCATGGTGCGGGGCGGCTGAACGAGGCGGGCACGGCGGCGGAGTTTCTGACGCGTTCCATGCGCCGGGTCATCGATGAAGAAACCGCGGCGCTCGAATGGGGCCTGACCGTACTCGCGTCTGTCGGCAGTACTGCGCCCTTCGTTGGTCTGTTCGGTACGGTCTGGGGTGTTTACCACGCTCTGGTGAAAATCGGCATGAGCGGGCAGGGGAGCCTCGATCAGATCGCGGGTCCAGTAGGGGAGGCCTTGATCATGACCGGTGCCGGGCTCGCCGTGGCCATCCCGGCGGTATTGGCTTACAACGCCTTCGCCCGTTCCAACCGGGTGCTGCTGGCGAAGCTCGATGCGTTCGCTCACGATCTGTTCGCTTTCCTGACGACCGGCGCGCAATGTGTCGGAACCGAACCCCATGCGCTAAGCGACGAGGTCGGCCAGGCGATCGTAGGAGGTGCCTGA
- a CDS encoding energy transducer TonB, with amino-acid sequence MCAAALAPGLFSPGILKAGRYRGIRTVGVLGAVVVHAAVLPILIKGEAVPAASGPRATPVVIDLISMAEPQTEARQAVRTPAQPVKPKTVKPKAQAKPKPIRLPAKRSPLLSAPSEAAVHHATAAQTPPPPEASTETAPTSRAAASARSEPAPAPVTPPHFNVAYLRKPAPVYPALSRRQREQGKVVLRVLVNAAGSAETVSVHTSSGFGRLDAAALEAVKQWKFVPARQGDRPVPAWVLVPISFTLEG; translated from the coding sequence ATGTGCGCAGCCGCTTTGGCACCGGGTCTATTCTCGCCCGGTATTTTGAAAGCCGGTCGGTATCGCGGAATCCGCACCGTGGGGGTACTGGGGGCCGTGGTGGTGCATGCCGCGGTGCTTCCGATTTTGATAAAAGGCGAGGCGGTGCCGGCGGCATCTGGCCCTCGGGCGACACCTGTGGTGATCGATTTGATTTCCATGGCGGAGCCGCAGACCGAAGCGCGCCAGGCGGTACGGACGCCTGCCCAACCGGTCAAGCCCAAGACCGTAAAACCGAAAGCGCAAGCTAAACCGAAACCGATCCGTCTGCCGGCCAAGCGTTCACCGCTTTTGTCGGCGCCCAGTGAAGCCGCCGTGCACCACGCGACCGCGGCACAAACGCCGCCTCCACCTGAAGCTTCGACCGAAACAGCGCCGACCTCGAGGGCAGCGGCATCGGCCAGATCCGAACCGGCGCCGGCTCCCGTCACTCCACCGCATTTCAACGTGGCCTATCTCCGCAAACCGGCGCCGGTCTACCCGGCTCTTTCCCGTCGTCAGCGGGAACAGGGCAAAGTGGTTCTCCGTGTTTTGGTGAACGCCGCCGGCAGCGCCGAGACGGTGAGCGTCCACACCTCCAGCGGGTTCGGCCGGCTCGATGCCGCTGCCCTCGAGGCCGTCAAGCAATGGAAATTCGTTCCTGCCCGCCAGGGCGATCGGCCGGTGCCGGCGTGGGTGCTGGTCCCGATTTCGTTCACACTCGAAGGATAG
- the hppD gene encoding 4-hydroxyphenylpyruvate dioxygenase: MISEDLPPIRTDGFEFIEYTARDTQALARLFERMGFEAVAHHRSKDVVLYRQGEINFIVNHEPGSFAQRFAERHGPSICAFAIRVENAAWAFRRALELGARPSASEAGPMELNIPAIRGIGRSLIYLVDRYGDRSIYDVDFVPINDKFEAPFGVGLTRIDHLTHNVRKGHMDEWAKFYERIFGFREIRYFDIHGKATGLKSRAMASPCGKIRIPVNEPSDPKSQIQEYLDLYHGEGIQHVALATDDIYTTVERLRENGVRFMDVPDSYYERVDARVPGHGEDIERLRRNRILIDGLPGGGIGLLLQIFTETVIGPIFFEIIQRKGNEGFGEGNFQALFEAIEDDQIKRGVI; this comes from the coding sequence ATGATCAGCGAAGACCTCCCCCCGATCAGGACTGATGGATTCGAGTTCATCGAATACACCGCCCGGGACACCCAAGCCTTGGCGCGACTTTTCGAGCGGATGGGATTCGAGGCTGTGGCCCACCACCGCTCAAAGGATGTCGTGCTGTACCGTCAGGGCGAAATCAATTTCATCGTCAATCACGAACCGGGGAGTTTCGCGCAGCGCTTTGCCGAACGGCACGGACCTTCCATCTGTGCCTTCGCGATCCGAGTCGAAAATGCCGCCTGGGCGTTCCGGCGCGCGCTCGAACTGGGCGCGAGGCCGTCCGCAAGTGAGGCCGGGCCCATGGAGCTCAATATTCCGGCGATTCGCGGCATCGGCCGGAGTCTGATTTACCTCGTCGACCGCTACGGGGACCGCTCGATCTACGACGTGGATTTCGTCCCGATCAATGATAAGTTTGAGGCGCCGTTCGGCGTCGGTCTGACCCGCATCGACCACCTGACCCATAACGTGCGGAAAGGCCATATGGACGAGTGGGCCAAATTCTACGAGCGCATCTTCGGTTTCCGGGAAATCCGCTATTTCGACATCCACGGAAAAGCGACAGGGTTAAAATCGCGAGCCATGGCAAGCCCTTGCGGCAAGATTCGCATTCCCGTCAACGAACCCTCCGATCCTAAGTCGCAGATCCAGGAATACCTCGACCTCTATCACGGCGAAGGCATACAGCATGTCGCGCTGGCCACGGACGACATTTACACCACCGTCGAACGGCTTCGTGAAAACGGTGTCCGCTTCATGGACGTTCCCGACAGCTATTACGAACGCGTGGACGCCCGCGTCCCCGGTCACGGCGAGGATATCGAACGACTCCGGCGGAATCGGATTCTCATCGACGGTCTGCCGGGAGGGGGCATCGGGCTGCTTCTCCAAATCTTCACCGAAACCGTGATCGGGCCGATTTTCTTCGAAATCATCCAGCGCAAGGGCAACGAAGGATTCGGCGAAGGCAATTTCCAGGCGCTGTTCGAAGCGATCGAGGACGATCAGATCAAACGGGGGGTAATCTGA
- a CDS encoding homogentisate 1,2-dioxygenase has protein sequence MFRWISLPRVEGVAARQAHTDLPDGTFERELGREGFYGPSTQMLHRHPPTGWVNIEGPLRPRAFDTNQLTETSVSPWDATPILGNLHVKIRCWHTYSAMDHLVRNADGDELLFVHEGSGHLYCDYGHLAFSEGDYLLIPRGTLWRIETSRMAVFLVIEASNSSYRLPEKGIVGAHAVFDPAILDTPKIDEAFRAQQSERAWRVLVKRRDRLSAVTYPFNPLDAVGWQGTLMPVRLNWRDIRPLMSHRYHLPPSAHTTFVSDRFVVCTFCPRPLESDPGALRVPFYHNNDDYDEVIFYHRGQFFSRDNIHPGMMTLHPAGITHGPHPKALEAAKTRSRAETDEVAVMIDARDALEVADLPRGVEWEGYVDSWK, from the coding sequence ATGTTCCGTTGGATTTCGTTGCCGAGAGTCGAGGGTGTCGCCGCCCGTCAGGCTCATACCGATCTGCCCGATGGCACGTTCGAGCGCGAATTGGGACGGGAAGGTTTTTACGGGCCTTCCACGCAAATGCTCCACCGCCATCCGCCGACCGGGTGGGTCAACATCGAAGGTCCGCTACGGCCGCGTGCATTCGACACCAACCAGCTCACCGAAACCAGCGTTTCGCCGTGGGACGCCACACCGATACTGGGCAATCTGCACGTCAAGATTCGGTGCTGGCACACCTATTCCGCCATGGACCATCTGGTTCGGAACGCCGACGGCGACGAGTTGCTATTCGTCCACGAAGGCTCCGGGCATCTCTATTGCGACTACGGCCATCTCGCCTTTTCCGAGGGTGATTATCTGCTGATTCCGCGAGGTACCCTGTGGCGCATCGAAACCTCCAGAATGGCGGTTTTTCTCGTGATCGAAGCGTCGAACAGTAGTTATCGGCTGCCCGAAAAAGGCATCGTCGGCGCCCACGCCGTGTTCGATCCGGCGATCCTGGACACGCCTAAGATTGACGAAGCATTTCGCGCCCAGCAATCCGAGCGGGCCTGGCGGGTGCTGGTCAAACGGAGGGATCGGCTCAGCGCCGTAACCTATCCTTTCAATCCGCTCGATGCAGTCGGCTGGCAAGGCACGCTGATGCCGGTCCGTCTCAATTGGCGAGATATTCGCCCGCTGATGAGTCATCGCTATCATCTTCCGCCTTCGGCCCATACCACGTTCGTCAGCGATCGCTTCGTCGTCTGCACGTTCTGTCCGCGCCCGCTGGAAAGCGATCCGGGCGCGCTGAGGGTGCCCTTCTACCACAACAACGACGACTATGACGAAGTCATCTTTTATCACCGAGGACAGTTCTTCTCCCGCGACAACATCCATCCGGGCATGATGACCCTCCACCCCGCGGGGATTACCCACGGCCCTCATCCCAAGGCGCTGGAAGCGGCGAAGACGCGCTCGCGCGCCGAAACCGACGAGGTCGCGGTAATGATCGATGCCCGAGATGCCCTCGAAGTGGCCGACCTGCCGCGGGGAGTCGAGTGGGAAGGCTACGTGGATTCCTGGAAATAG
- a CDS encoding fumarylacetoacetate hydrolase family protein, whose protein sequence is MKLASLKSHGRDGTLVIVDRDLKTAFPALESGFATLQSVLENWEDAAPALETTYRALNQRDLDALPLKLDELASPLPRSYQWLDGSAYLSHVERVRKARGAPMPPSLYTDPLMYQGGSAAFLGPRDPIRLRDESWGLDFEAEIAVITDDVPMGVTAEEAASHIKLLMLVNDISLRNLIPQELAKGFGFLHGKPGPVFSPVAVTPGELGDAWDGGKINLPLLTYRNGTLVGQPEAGQGMQFDFPALIAHAAKTRPLPAGTIVGSGTVSNQDVGRGYSCIVEKRVLEQIELGEARTPYLRYGETVRIEMLDRNGRSVFGAIEQQVLPS, encoded by the coding sequence ATGAAACTCGCATCGCTGAAATCCCATGGTCGCGACGGAACCCTGGTGATCGTCGACCGCGACCTGAAAACGGCATTCCCCGCCTTGGAATCCGGTTTCGCCACTTTGCAATCGGTATTGGAGAACTGGGAGGATGCCGCTCCCGCTCTGGAAACCACATACCGTGCCCTCAATCAGCGCGACCTCGATGCGCTTCCCTTGAAACTGGACGAACTGGCGTCACCCCTGCCGCGAAGCTATCAATGGCTGGACGGCAGCGCTTATTTGTCCCATGTCGAACGGGTGCGAAAGGCGCGCGGAGCCCCCATGCCACCCAGCCTTTACACCGATCCTCTGATGTATCAAGGGGGCTCGGCGGCTTTCCTCGGGCCCCGAGACCCGATCCGACTGCGCGACGAAAGCTGGGGATTGGATTTCGAAGCGGAAATCGCCGTAATCACGGACGATGTGCCCATGGGCGTCACCGCAGAGGAAGCGGCTTCACACATCAAGCTGCTGATGCTGGTCAATGACATTTCGCTGCGCAACCTGATCCCGCAGGAACTCGCCAAAGGCTTCGGGTTCCTGCACGGTAAACCCGGCCCCGTCTTTTCTCCGGTCGCGGTGACGCCCGGCGAATTGGGAGACGCCTGGGACGGCGGCAAGATCAACCTTCCATTGCTGACCTACCGGAACGGAACGCTTGTCGGCCAACCGGAGGCCGGCCAAGGCATGCAATTCGACTTCCCTGCTCTGATCGCCCACGCCGCCAAAACCCGGCCGCTGCCCGCCGGCACGATCGTCGGCTCGGGTACCGTCAGCAATCAGGACGTCGGCCGAGGTTATTCTTGTATCGTCGAAAAGCGCGTCCTCGAACAAATCGAATTGGGCGAAGCCAGGACGCCTTATCTTCGGTACGGTGAGACCGTTAGGATTGAAATGCTGGACCGGAACGGCCGCTCCGTTTTCGGCGCCATTGAACAGCAAGTGCTGCCGTCGTGA
- the maiA gene encoding maleylacetoacetate isomerase — MGVELYTYFRSSAAYRVRIALNLKRLSYGPRFIHLAKGEQHRPDYRAINPQKLVPALVDRGTVLTQSLAIIEYLNDTYPEPPLLPRRRDERAYVRALAQIIACDIHPLNNLRVLRYLEHTMGQDEAARIAWIRHWIREGFEAFEAQLERHELSGRFCFGDMPTLADICLVPQVFSARRFGCDLSDFPKIRAIDENCQTLAAFRDAAPEQQPDAE; from the coding sequence ATGGGCGTGGAGCTATATACCTATTTCCGAAGCTCGGCCGCTTACCGGGTTCGCATCGCCTTGAACCTCAAGCGGCTGTCTTACGGGCCACGGTTCATACATCTCGCAAAGGGCGAACAGCATCGCCCCGACTATCGGGCGATCAATCCGCAGAAGCTGGTGCCAGCTCTGGTGGATAGAGGAACGGTATTGACCCAATCTCTGGCGATCATCGAGTATCTGAACGATACCTACCCCGAGCCGCCGCTGCTGCCACGCCGCCGGGACGAACGGGCTTATGTCCGCGCACTCGCCCAAATCATCGCCTGCGACATCCATCCCTTGAACAATCTTCGGGTACTCCGCTATCTCGAGCACACGATGGGCCAGGATGAAGCGGCCAGGATCGCCTGGATTCGGCACTGGATCAGGGAAGGTTTCGAAGCCTTCGAAGCCCAGCTCGAGCGCCATGAACTCAGTGGCCGCTTTTGTTTCGGCGATATGCCCACGCTCGCCGATATCTGCCTCGTACCGCAAGTCTTCAGCGCCCGGAGGTTCGGCTGCGATTTGAGCGATTTTCCGAAAATTCGGGCGATCGACGAAAACTGCCAAACGCTCGCCGCGTTTCGCGACGCGGCACCGGAACAGCAGCCGGACGCTGAGTAA
- a CDS encoding acetoacetate--CoA ligase, giving the protein MDQTLWQPDRRRIESTNLFRFMHMLRERWGVDVEDYATLHRFSVEDMEKFWLSLWDYAGVVAETRGERILVDGDRMPGGRFFPDARLNFAENLLKRRDDEDAIVFWGENRARRRLSWRELYEQVSRLAQALEADGVKHGDRVAAFMPNLPETVIAMLAAASLGAVFTSCSPDFGVRGVLDRFGQVTPKVLIAADGYFYNGKAHSALDKLRAIAAELPGLERIVVIPYVSERAEIEALGAWAIRFDDYLAFYHAREIPFVRLPFNAPLYILYSSGTTGVPKCIVHGAGGTLLKHLEEHLLQCDVRPNDRVFYFTTCGWMMWNWLASALACGATLLLYDGSPFYPSGEVLFDLADAEGMTHFGTSAKYIDALVKAGLEPKRSHRLTALRTVLSTGSPLAPSGFDYVYEKLKSEVCLSSISGGADLIGCFVGGNPIGPVRRGEIQAKVLGMAVDIFDENGRSIVGHKGELVSTRPFPSMPLGFWNDSDGSKYRAAYFSIYPNVWRHGDWAEITPQGGIVIYGRSDAVLNPGGVRIGTAEIYRQVERLDEIVESLVVGQDWENDVRIVLFVRLRQGLTLDDTLTEKIRKQIRDNASPRHVPAKIVQVADIPRTFSGKIVELAVREIIHGRPVKNRDALANPEALELFRNLPELAR; this is encoded by the coding sequence TTGGACCAAACGCTCTGGCAGCCGGACCGGAGGCGCATCGAGAGCACGAATCTCTTCCGATTCATGCACATGCTGCGCGAGCGGTGGGGTGTCGACGTGGAGGACTACGCCACGCTTCACCGCTTTTCGGTGGAGGACATGGAGAAATTCTGGCTGAGCCTGTGGGACTACGCCGGCGTCGTTGCGGAAACCCGTGGCGAACGGATCCTGGTCGATGGCGATCGAATGCCCGGCGGGAGGTTCTTTCCCGATGCGCGGCTCAATTTCGCCGAGAATTTGCTGAAACGGCGGGACGATGAGGACGCCATCGTTTTCTGGGGCGAAAACAGGGCTCGCCGACGGCTCAGTTGGCGCGAGCTTTACGAGCAGGTCAGCCGTCTCGCGCAGGCTCTGGAAGCGGATGGCGTCAAGCATGGCGACCGCGTTGCCGCCTTCATGCCGAACCTCCCGGAAACCGTGATCGCTATGCTCGCCGCCGCGTCGCTCGGAGCGGTCTTCACCTCCTGCTCGCCTGATTTCGGCGTACGGGGCGTGCTGGACCGGTTCGGGCAAGTAACTCCCAAGGTACTGATCGCCGCAGACGGATACTTTTACAACGGCAAGGCCCATTCCGCTCTCGACAAGCTCCGCGCGATTGCGGCCGAACTGCCCGGACTCGAACGTATCGTCGTCATTCCCTATGTTTCGGAGCGGGCCGAGATCGAAGCTCTGGGCGCATGGGCGATCCGCTTCGACGATTACCTCGCGTTCTACCATGCTCGAGAAATTCCATTCGTCCGCCTGCCCTTCAATGCGCCGCTCTATATCCTCTATTCCTCCGGCACGACCGGCGTTCCTAAGTGCATCGTGCATGGTGCCGGCGGTACCCTGCTCAAGCACCTGGAAGAGCACTTGCTTCAATGTGACGTGCGGCCGAACGATCGGGTGTTCTATTTCACCACCTGCGGCTGGATGATGTGGAACTGGCTGGCCTCCGCCCTCGCCTGCGGCGCCACGCTGCTGCTTTACGACGGTTCGCCTTTTTACCCCTCTGGCGAAGTACTGTTCGATCTCGCCGATGCCGAAGGTATGACCCATTTCGGCACCTCGGCCAAATACATCGATGCGCTCGTCAAGGCCGGGCTGGAACCAAAGCGCTCGCACCGACTGACGGCACTCAGGACGGTTCTTTCGACCGGTTCGCCCTTGGCCCCAAGTGGCTTCGATTACGTTTATGAAAAACTGAAATCCGAGGTCTGCCTGTCCTCGATCTCGGGCGGGGCCGATTTGATCGGTTGTTTCGTGGGCGGCAATCCGATAGGGCCGGTCCGACGCGGAGAGATCCAGGCCAAAGTCCTCGGCATGGCGGTCGACATCTTCGACGAAAACGGCCGATCTATCGTAGGCCACAAAGGCGAACTGGTCTCCACCCGGCCGTTCCCGTCTATGCCTTTGGGATTCTGGAACGATTCGGACGGAAGCAAGTACCGCGCGGCATATTTCTCGATATACCCGAATGTCTGGAGACACGGCGACTGGGCCGAGATCACGCCGCAAGGCGGCATCGTCATTTACGGCCGCTCCGATGCGGTATTGAATCCCGGAGGCGTCCGCATCGGCACGGCGGAAATCTACCGGCAGGTCGAACGACTCGACGAGATCGTCGAAAGCCTGGTGGTCGGGCAGGACTGGGAAAACGACGTTCGTATCGTGTTGTTCGTGCGCTTACGACAAGGTTTGACGTTGGACGATACGCTGACCGAGAAAATCCGGAAACAGATCCGAGACAACGCGAGCCCGCGCCATGTTCCGGCCAAGATCGTGCAGGTCGCCGACATTCCCCGCACGTTCTCCGGCAAGATCGTCGAACTCGCGGTACGCGAGATCATTCATGGCCGGCCGGTGAAGAACCGCGATGCGCTCGCCAATCCTGAAGCGCTCGAGCTCTTCCGGAACTTGCCGGAACTCGCAAGGTGA
- a CDS encoding tryptophan 2,3-dioxygenase family protein, translating into MNERSKTQELYYADYLQLPRLLDSQLPESRRHGREAHDEMLFIVTHQTYELWFKQILHELKSVLAAFAVAPLDEHSIGVIVARLERIIAIQKVLNQQIDVLETITPLDFLDFRDYLIPASGFQSVQFREIELRLGLGVHLPQPVTGRLRSEDVAYLGKVAGESSLFQQVDAWLARMPFLKFEDYDFWESYREAVKVMLARDKRSIEENPLFSEAERRAQLIELDNTRRKFEYLLDPTGFERLKAQGLFHLRQTSVLSALFIQLYRDEPILHLPFRLLSHLMDIDELFTAWRSRHALMAQRMLGSKIGTGGSSGHDYLQQTVDKKRIFKDLFNLSTFLIPRSSLPALPRRLKQSLDFHFTGERCV; encoded by the coding sequence ATGAACGAGCGCTCTAAGACCCAAGAACTCTATTACGCCGATTATCTGCAGCTTCCCCGCCTCCTCGACTCGCAGCTGCCGGAAAGCCGGCGCCATGGGCGCGAAGCGCACGACGAGATGCTGTTCATCGTCACGCATCAGACCTACGAGCTCTGGTTCAAACAAATCCTGCACGAACTCAAGTCCGTGCTCGCGGCCTTCGCGGTCGCGCCCCTAGACGAACACAGCATAGGCGTCATCGTCGCCCGGCTCGAGCGCATCATCGCAATACAAAAGGTCTTGAACCAGCAAATCGATGTCCTCGAGACCATCACGCCGCTGGATTTCCTCGACTTTCGCGATTATTTGATTCCCGCTTCCGGGTTCCAGAGCGTACAGTTCCGCGAAATCGAATTGCGTCTCGGGCTGGGCGTCCACCTTCCACAGCCGGTAACCGGACGGCTAAGGTCCGAGGATGTCGCCTACCTCGGGAAGGTCGCTGGCGAGTCTAGTCTTTTCCAACAGGTGGACGCCTGGCTGGCTCGCATGCCGTTCCTCAAATTCGAAGACTACGACTTCTGGGAAAGCTACCGCGAGGCGGTCAAGGTAATGCTGGCCAGGGATAAGCGCTCGATCGAAGAAAATCCGCTATTCTCGGAGGCCGAACGTCGCGCGCAGCTCATCGAGCTCGACAACACCCGGCGAAAATTCGAATACCTGCTCGATCCGACAGGATTCGAGCGACTCAAGGCACAAGGCCTGTTTCATCTGCGCCAGACATCGGTGCTATCCGCTCTGTTCATTCAGCTTTACCGCGACGAACCGATCCTACACCTCCCGTTCCGGCTGCTCAGCCATTTGATGGATATCGACGAACTTTTCACCGCCTGGCGCAGCCGCCACGCCTTGATGGCGCAGCGCATGCTGGGCAGCAAAATCGGCACCGGGGGCAGCAGCGGCCACGATTACCTCCAGCAAACGGTGGACAAGAAACGCATCTTCAAGGACTTGTTCAACCTCTCCACCTTCCTGATCCCACGCTCGTCCCTTCCGGCCCTGCCCCGCCGGCTGAAGCAGAGCCTCGATTTCCATTTCACGGGAGAGCGGTGCGTTTGA